From Amyelois transitella isolate CPQ chromosome 4, ilAmyTran1.1, whole genome shotgun sequence, one genomic window encodes:
- the LOC106136950 gene encoding COP9 signalosome complex subunit 6 translates to MTSADRIDFEMEVEVESASSGPAVDPANPTSPAPPTTSGNKCVVVTTATSGSVTVSLHPLVIMNVSEHWTRLKAQEGSPQTVIGALIGKQKGRNIEVMNSFELVFSVIDSDIIIDRDYYNMKEEQFKQVFSDMDFLGWYTTGETPTEKDIAVHRQICDINECPVMLMLNPAGRNGDQLPVVLYESVIDVVNGRATMLLAPLTYTLAAEEAERIGVDHVARVSSGEAALNSLVAEHLTAQRSAIKMLVSRVRAVLATVRAIRDGNLPPRPALLREARALSNRLPLLTSQQFRTHFYNQCNDVALMTYLGTITKGCNAINQLVNKFNVLYDRQGMGRRMRGLFF, encoded by the exons ATGACCAGTGCCGATAGAATTGATTTTGAAATGGAGGTAGAAGTGGAGAGTGCTTCATCAGGACCGGCTGTAGATCCTGCTAATCCAACTTCTCCAGCACCGCCCACTACAAGTGGAAACAAATGTGTGGTGGTGACTACAGCTACCTCTGGATCCGTCACTGTGTCACTACATCCTTTAGTAATTATGAATGTTTCTGAACATTGGACTAGGCTTAAAGCTCAAGAAGGATCACCTCAAACAG TGATTGGAGCTCTCATTGGTAAACAAAAAGGCAGGAATATTGAAGTGATGAACTCTTTTGAATTAGTATTTAGTGTGATTGATAGCGACATTATTATAGATAGAGATTACTACAACATGAAGGAAGAGCAGT TTAAGCAAGTATTCTCAGACATGGATTTCCTTGGATGGTACACAACAGGAGAGACACCCACAGAGAAAGACATAGCTGTACATAGACAGATCTGTGATATCAATGAATGTCCTGTCATGCTCATGCTAAATCCGGCAGGCAGGAATGGGGAT CAATTACCTGTTGTGCTATACGAGTCTGTTATAGACGTAGTCAATGGGCGAGCTACAATGTTGCTGGCTCCGCTCACATACACCCTGGCTGCGGAGGAGGCAGAGAGGATTGGTGTGGACCATGTTGCTAGAGTGTCCTCTGGTGAAGCAGCGCTAAATAGTttag TGGCCGAGCACCTAACGGCGCAGCGTTCCGCCATCAAGATGCTGGTGTCCCGCGTGCGCGCCGTGCTGGCCACCGTGCGCGCCATCCGCGACGGCAACCTCCCGCCGCGCCCCGCCTTGCTCAGGGAGGCGAGGGCCCTCTCCAACCGCCTGCCGCTGCTTACTTCACAACAGTTCCGGACACACTTCTACAAT caaTGCAACGATGTGGCTCTGATGACATACCTTGGCACCATCACGAAAGGCTGCAATGCAATCAATCAACTAGTGAACAAGTTTAATGTCCTTTACGATAGGCAAGGGATGGGCCGCCGAATGCGAGGTCTTTTcttttag